Proteins found in one Actinokineospora alba genomic segment:
- a CDS encoding SCO3242 family prenyltransferase translates to MNPFLELVRAPAALTVLGDTVAGAAASGRPLSGKRLLLPLSSVALYWSGMALNDWSDRRLDAVERPERPIPSGRISPGAALATATALSAAGLGIAAWAGGRDAFRVAGVLAAAVWSYDTVLKSTPAGPAAMAACRGLDVLLGGSGAASALPAAAAVSCHTYAVTALSRGEVHGGSASTAKAALGGTVLSTLAAVVGPARSWRHRLGAAVAAAGYAATVGQAQFAAARDPRADTVRRATKAGIHGMVPLQSALTARAGSAAGAVAIALALPVARRLSRKVSPT, encoded by the coding sequence ATGAACCCGTTTCTCGAATTGGTCCGGGCGCCCGCCGCGCTGACCGTTCTCGGCGACACCGTCGCGGGGGCCGCCGCGAGTGGCCGCCCGCTGTCGGGGAAGCGGCTGCTGCTGCCGTTGTCATCGGTGGCGCTGTACTGGTCTGGGATGGCCCTCAACGACTGGTCCGACCGCCGGTTGGACGCGGTCGAGCGCCCCGAGCGGCCCATCCCGTCCGGTCGGATCAGCCCCGGCGCGGCGCTGGCCACGGCCACGGCGTTGAGCGCGGCCGGGCTCGGCATCGCCGCGTGGGCGGGCGGCCGCGACGCGTTCCGTGTCGCCGGTGTCCTGGCGGCGGCGGTGTGGTCCTACGACACCGTCCTCAAGTCCACGCCCGCGGGGCCTGCCGCGATGGCCGCCTGCCGCGGGCTCGACGTGCTGCTGGGCGGTTCCGGCGCCGCGTCCGCGCTGCCCGCCGCCGCGGCCGTGTCGTGCCACACCTACGCCGTGACCGCGCTGTCGCGGGGAGAGGTCCACGGCGGTTCGGCCTCGACGGCGAAGGCGGCCCTCGGCGGAACCGTCCTGTCGACGCTGGCCGCCGTGGTCGGCCCGGCCCGCTCGTGGCGACACCGCCTCGGCGCCGCTGTCGCAGCCGCCGGCTACGCCGCGACGGTCGGCCAGGCCCAGTTCGCCGCCGCGCGCGACCCCCGCGCGGACACCGTGCGGCGGGCGACGAAGGCGGGGATCCACGGGATGGTCCCGCTGCAGTCGGCCCTGACCGCCCGGGCCGGGTCCGCGGCGGGCGCCGTCGCGATCGCGCTGGCGTTGCCGGTGGCGCGGCGGCTGAGCCGGAAGGTGAGTCCGACATGA
- a CDS encoding ABC transporter substrate-binding protein: protein MNRKLSVVAVAGALTLAGCSSDLPAQGGGSSAADKPTQAAAKSKFFDQAEYDRQLKFRSVSPEGPDGKPWEQMLSPELVDTAKFAKPGGNYHLCFSNASVDNPWRQVGFKTMKEEVKLHKEITKFTVLDAEAKDDKQISDIQSFASQGCSALIVSPNTTATLTPAVEAACKTNVPVIVFDRGVTTNCPVTFIHPIGGFAFGADGAEFLKEKVKPGGKILALRILPGVDVLEQRWAAANEIFAGSELKVVGVEFTDGDAAKTKSIVSDYIQREGTIDGLWMDAGATSVAAIEAFQDAGVPIPAVVGEDQQDFLRMWKTEKLTAIAPTYPTYQWRTPVIAALNILGGKQVPKEWVLPQPRITQDNVEGFVKQDMPPLHYAMCGCESMSGYPAPWK, encoded by the coding sequence ATGAACCGGAAATTGTCTGTCGTGGCCGTCGCGGGCGCGCTCACGCTGGCGGGTTGCTCAAGCGACCTGCCCGCGCAGGGCGGGGGGAGCAGCGCGGCCGACAAGCCGACCCAGGCCGCGGCGAAGTCGAAGTTCTTCGACCAGGCCGAGTACGACCGCCAGCTGAAGTTCCGCTCGGTGAGCCCCGAAGGCCCGGACGGCAAGCCATGGGAGCAGATGCTCTCCCCTGAGCTGGTCGACACCGCGAAGTTCGCCAAGCCTGGTGGGAACTACCACCTGTGCTTCTCCAACGCCTCCGTCGACAACCCGTGGCGCCAGGTCGGGTTCAAGACGATGAAGGAGGAGGTGAAGCTGCACAAGGAGATCACCAAGTTCACCGTGCTCGACGCGGAAGCCAAGGACGACAAGCAGATCAGCGACATCCAGTCCTTCGCCTCCCAGGGCTGCAGCGCGCTCATCGTCTCCCCCAACACGACCGCGACGCTGACCCCGGCCGTCGAGGCCGCCTGCAAGACGAACGTGCCGGTGATCGTGTTCGACCGCGGGGTCACCACGAACTGCCCGGTCACCTTCATCCACCCGATCGGCGGGTTCGCCTTCGGCGCGGACGGCGCCGAGTTCCTCAAGGAGAAGGTCAAGCCGGGCGGCAAGATCCTGGCGCTGCGCATCCTGCCGGGTGTCGACGTGCTGGAGCAGCGCTGGGCCGCGGCGAACGAGATCTTCGCGGGCAGCGAGCTGAAGGTCGTCGGCGTCGAGTTCACCGACGGCGACGCCGCCAAGACCAAGAGCATCGTCAGCGACTACATCCAGCGTGAGGGCACGATCGACGGCCTGTGGATGGACGCGGGCGCGACGTCGGTCGCCGCGATCGAGGCCTTCCAGGACGCGGGCGTGCCGATCCCGGCCGTCGTGGGCGAGGACCAGCAGGACTTCCTCCGCATGTGGAAGACGGAGAAGCTGACCGCCATCGCGCCGACCTACCCGACCTACCAGTGGCGCACCCCGGTCATCGCCGCGCTGAACATCCTCGGCGGCAAGCAGGTGCCCAAGGAGTGGGTGCTGCCGCAGCCTCGGATCACCCAGGACAACGTCGAGGGCTTCGTCAAGCAGGACATGCCGCCGCTGCACTACGCGATGTGCGGCTGCGAGTCGATGTCGGGCTACCCGGCACCCTGGAAGTAG
- a CDS encoding sugar phosphate isomerase/epimerase family protein produces MRAIGVNTWVWTSPLTDESITQLAAKVAGWGFDVLELPVENLGDWSPAHAAKVLGEHGLGASVCLVMPPGRELVSADAATVASTQDYLRSVVDIAAEVGSPVIAGPAYTSVGRTWRLSPAERAIAYAELRDHLAPVVEHARSAAVRVAVEPLNRYETSLLNTVGQTLEALDGLPVDGCGVALDIYHQNIEEQDIAAAVRAARGRIAHVQVCANDRGAPGADHLDWPGFLAALAEADYSGPLCVESFTAENASIATAASIWRPLAASQDALAVDGLRFLREVVGKSA; encoded by the coding sequence ATGCGCGCGATCGGCGTGAACACCTGGGTGTGGACGTCCCCGCTGACCGACGAGTCGATCACCCAGCTCGCGGCGAAGGTCGCGGGCTGGGGGTTCGACGTGCTCGAACTCCCGGTCGAGAACCTCGGCGACTGGAGTCCCGCGCACGCGGCGAAAGTGTTGGGCGAGCACGGTCTCGGGGCGAGCGTGTGCCTGGTGATGCCACCGGGCCGCGAGCTGGTCTCGGCCGACGCGGCCACCGTGGCGTCCACACAGGACTACCTGCGGTCGGTGGTGGACATCGCCGCCGAGGTCGGGTCGCCGGTCATCGCCGGGCCCGCGTACACCTCGGTCGGCCGCACCTGGCGGCTGTCCCCGGCGGAGCGCGCCATCGCCTACGCCGAACTGCGCGACCACCTCGCCCCCGTCGTCGAGCACGCGCGCTCGGCGGCGGTGCGGGTGGCCGTGGAACCGCTCAACCGCTACGAGACCAGCCTGCTCAACACCGTCGGCCAGACCCTGGAAGCGCTCGACGGCCTGCCGGTCGACGGCTGTGGGGTGGCGCTGGACATCTACCACCAGAACATCGAGGAACAGGACATCGCCGCCGCGGTCCGGGCCGCGCGCGGGCGGATCGCCCACGTGCAGGTGTGCGCCAACGACCGCGGCGCCCCCGGCGCCGACCACCTCGACTGGCCCGGCTTCCTGGCCGCGCTGGCCGAGGCGGACTACTCGGGGCCGCTGTGCGTCGAGTCGTTCACCGCCGAAAACGCGAGCATCGCCACCGCCGCGTCGATCTGGCGGCCGTTGGCGGCGAGCCAGGACGCGCTCGCCGTCGACGGGCTCCGCTTCCTCCGGGAGGTAGTCGGGAAGTCAGCCTGA
- a CDS encoding EboA domain-containing protein, with protein MTFDLGYGTNGFANHRLDDALAVIADLGYTGVALTLDHHHLDPFAGNIGGQIDRLAARLDQLGLRVVVETGARYLLDPRHKHHPTLVSDAQEVRVDFLLRAVRIAAALGADCVSFWSGIRPSTVEPEDAWARLRSGVDAVLHGAAEHGVRLGLEPEPGMLVERLADALRLRDELGSPELLGITLDVGHCVAVEPVDAAACVREAGDLLVNVQLDDMLPGVHEHLEFGDGELDLTATLAALAEVGYRGLAAVELPRHSHAAPEVARRAIDALRAALPAPDHPWLVAAERSVRSAPDSIRVLFPAAGRHVGRAVDDVARTRLLVAYAAAVEAEELGRELTALYRHGDDAERRGVLHALSEVGGLAPVAGVEIVKDALRANDTSLVAAALGPFAADHLDQHSWRHGVLKCLFTSIPLAAVAGLDRRVDGELLRMVDAFAEERRAAGRAVPDDAVDLLRSQS; from the coding sequence ATGACCTTCGACCTTGGCTACGGCACCAACGGGTTCGCCAACCACCGGCTGGACGACGCCCTGGCCGTCATCGCCGACCTCGGCTACACGGGGGTCGCGTTGACGCTCGACCACCACCATCTCGACCCGTTCGCCGGCAACATCGGCGGCCAGATCGACCGGCTGGCCGCGCGGCTGGACCAGCTCGGGCTGCGGGTGGTCGTGGAAACCGGGGCACGGTACCTGCTCGACCCGCGGCACAAGCATCATCCGACCCTGGTGAGCGACGCGCAGGAGGTCCGGGTCGACTTCCTGCTGAGGGCGGTGCGGATCGCCGCGGCGCTCGGGGCGGACTGTGTGTCGTTCTGGTCCGGGATTCGACCGTCCACTGTGGAACCCGAGGACGCGTGGGCACGCCTGCGATCCGGTGTGGACGCGGTGCTTCACGGCGCGGCCGAGCATGGCGTGCGGCTGGGCCTCGAACCGGAGCCCGGCATGCTGGTCGAACGACTCGCCGACGCGTTGCGGCTGCGGGACGAACTCGGGTCGCCCGAGCTCCTCGGGATCACCCTGGACGTCGGGCACTGCGTCGCGGTCGAGCCGGTGGACGCCGCCGCGTGCGTGCGGGAGGCCGGGGACCTGCTCGTCAACGTCCAGCTCGACGACATGCTGCCGGGGGTGCACGAGCACCTGGAGTTCGGCGACGGCGAACTCGACCTGACCGCGACCCTCGCCGCGCTCGCCGAGGTCGGCTACCGCGGGCTCGCCGCCGTCGAGCTGCCCCGGCACAGCCACGCCGCCCCCGAGGTGGCGCGCCGGGCGATCGACGCGCTCCGGGCGGCGCTTCCCGCGCCGGACCACCCCTGGCTGGTCGCGGCCGAGCGGTCGGTGCGCTCGGCCCCGGACTCGATCCGGGTCCTGTTCCCGGCGGCGGGAAGGCACGTCGGGCGCGCGGTCGACGACGTGGCGCGCACCCGGTTGCTGGTCGCCTACGCGGCGGCGGTCGAAGCCGAGGAACTCGGCCGGGAGCTGACGGCGCTGTACCGGCACGGCGACGACGCCGAACGCCGTGGGGTGCTGCACGCGCTGTCCGAGGTCGGCGGGCTGGCGCCGGTCGCGGGCGTGGAGATCGTCAAGGACGCCTTGCGCGCCAACGACACCAGTCTGGTCGCCGCCGCGCTGGGCCCGTTCGCCGCCGACCACCTCGACCAGCACTCGTGGCGCCACGGCGTCCTCAAATGCCTGTTCACCTCGATCCCGCTGGCCGCCGTCGCCGGGCTCGACCGGCGCGTGGACGGCGAGCTGCTGCGCATGGTCGACGCGTTCGCCGAGGAGCGCCGTGCCGCGGGCCGTGCCGTGCCGGACGACGCCGTCGACCTGTTGAGGAGCCAGAGCTGA
- a CDS encoding ABC transporter permease: MSALTTWRPRLAEGTAPVLVVLVALLIGLALAGPAYADPSGYLALLKRAAPLMILAIGQYFVIVSGGFDLSVGSLVTAEVVIAARLIDGQDSATGWVIPLLLGVGVLIGLVNGLITTRLLVPSFIVTLGMLLVLDGAVFLWTGGAPRGALSPSFRVFGRGGVDVPVLGLVPWSVVILLVVLVTAVLFMRGGIGRTLVAVGDNEDAVRLAGGKVEHLKILAFVLSGLLAALAAILLGGFAGVSAQVGQGLEFRAITAVVLGGVLLGGGRGSVVAAAAGALSLEALFSLLNLLGVSGALESAVQGVIIIAAVAYASLGSGLRHRLFPRKPNLEPAPR, from the coding sequence GTGAGCGCGCTGACGACATGGCGGCCGCGGCTGGCCGAGGGCACCGCCCCGGTGCTGGTCGTGCTCGTGGCCCTGCTGATCGGCCTGGCGCTGGCCGGACCGGCCTACGCCGACCCCAGCGGCTACCTCGCGCTGCTCAAGCGGGCCGCGCCGCTCATGATCCTCGCCATCGGCCAGTACTTCGTCATCGTGTCCGGCGGGTTCGACCTCTCGGTGGGCTCGCTCGTCACCGCTGAGGTGGTCATCGCCGCCCGACTGATCGACGGACAGGACTCGGCCACCGGCTGGGTCATCCCGCTGCTGCTCGGCGTCGGCGTCCTCATCGGACTGGTCAACGGCCTCATCACCACCAGGCTCCTCGTGCCGTCGTTCATCGTCACGCTGGGCATGCTGCTGGTGCTCGACGGCGCGGTGTTCCTGTGGACCGGCGGCGCCCCGCGCGGCGCGCTGTCGCCGTCGTTCCGGGTGTTCGGCCGGGGCGGGGTGGACGTCCCGGTGCTCGGCCTGGTGCCGTGGTCGGTGGTGATCCTGCTGGTCGTGCTCGTGACCGCCGTGCTGTTCATGCGCGGCGGGATCGGCCGCACCCTGGTCGCCGTGGGCGACAACGAGGACGCGGTCCGGCTCGCGGGCGGCAAGGTCGAGCACCTCAAGATCCTGGCGTTCGTGCTGTCGGGCCTGCTCGCCGCGCTGGCCGCGATCCTGCTCGGCGGGTTCGCGGGCGTCTCGGCTCAAGTCGGGCAGGGCCTGGAGTTCCGCGCCATCACCGCGGTCGTCCTCGGCGGGGTGCTGCTCGGCGGCGGGCGCGGCTCGGTCGTCGCGGCCGCGGCGGGCGCGCTCTCGCTCGAAGCGCTCTTCTCCCTGTTGAACCTGCTCGGTGTCTCCGGTGCGCTGGAGTCCGCGGTGCAGGGCGTGATCATCATCGCCGCGGTCGCCTACGCCTCGCTCGGCTCGGGACTTCGGCACCGGCTCTTCCCACGCAAGCCGAATCTCGAACCAGCTCCCCGCTAA
- a CDS encoding inositol-3-phosphate synthase codes for MTRTGLWLIGARGSVATTAISGLLALRAGLAPPTGCVTFRPEFADVALPGWEDFVVGGHDVVSTPLAKTAEHLAQAGVLPPHLLGLIASGLCEIDAEIRDGYHPVTHQGDQAEAARRIAADITAFRDRHNLARVVVVNVASTEPPAPFDPSHGELTALEAVLTEPGRAVLPPSSLAAYAALRAGCPFVDFTPSTGIALPALDQLARELGLPYAGRDGKTGETLLRTVLAPMFTARALRVRSWAGTNLLGGGDGATLRDPQHAESKLESKARGLAALLDHDVVAPLHIDNVPDLGEQKTAWDHVSFEGFLGARMTLQFTWTGLDSSLAAPLVLDLARLVAAAHADGQAGPLGSLAVFFKDPLGSDEHRFAEQTRELYRWAGELRG; via the coding sequence ATGACACGCACGGGCCTGTGGCTGATCGGGGCACGGGGATCGGTGGCGACGACGGCGATCAGCGGTCTGCTCGCGCTCAGAGCCGGGCTCGCGCCGCCGACCGGGTGTGTCACCTTTCGGCCCGAGTTCGCCGACGTCGCGCTGCCGGGCTGGGAGGACTTCGTCGTCGGCGGGCACGACGTGGTGTCGACACCGTTGGCGAAGACCGCCGAGCACCTCGCCCAGGCCGGGGTGCTCCCGCCGCACCTGCTCGGCCTCATCGCTTCGGGCCTGTGCGAGATCGACGCCGAGATCCGCGACGGCTATCACCCCGTGACCCATCAGGGCGACCAGGCCGAGGCCGCGCGACGGATCGCCGCCGACATCACGGCTTTCCGGGACCGGCACAACCTAGCGCGGGTGGTGGTGGTCAACGTGGCCTCGACCGAACCGCCCGCGCCGTTCGACCCTTCGCACGGCGAACTCACGGCACTGGAGGCGGTGCTGACCGAACCAGGCCGGGCGGTGCTGCCGCCGAGTTCGCTGGCGGCCTACGCGGCTTTGCGGGCGGGGTGCCCGTTCGTCGACTTCACCCCGTCGACCGGGATCGCGCTGCCTGCACTGGACCAACTCGCCCGTGAACTGGGGCTGCCCTACGCGGGCCGGGACGGCAAGACCGGGGAGACGCTGCTGCGCACGGTGCTCGCACCCATGTTCACCGCGCGGGCGCTGCGGGTGCGGTCCTGGGCGGGCACCAACCTGCTCGGCGGCGGCGACGGCGCGACTCTGCGGGATCCCCAGCACGCGGAAAGCAAACTCGAGTCCAAGGCCCGGGGCCTCGCCGCGCTGCTCGACCACGACGTCGTCGCGCCCCTGCACATCGACAACGTGCCCGACCTCGGCGAGCAGAAGACCGCCTGGGACCACGTCTCGTTCGAGGGATTCCTCGGGGCGCGGATGACGCTGCAGTTCACCTGGACCGGCCTGGATTCCTCGCTGGCCGCTCCGCTGGTGCTGGACCTGGCCCGCCTGGTCGCCGCGGCGCACGCCGACGGGCAGGCGGGGCCGCTCGGGTCGCTCGCGGTGTTCTTCAAGGACCCGCTCGGCTCCGACGAGCACCGCTTCGCCGAGCAGACCCGTGAGCTGTACCGCTGGGCGGGGGAGCTGCGCGGATGA